The following is a genomic window from Perognathus longimembris pacificus isolate PPM17 chromosome 20, ASM2315922v1, whole genome shotgun sequence.
GGGCACACTGATACGCCAGGTCTATCGGCTTCACAGTAGATCCTAGGGATGCAGCCTCTCTGAGTCGGATTAGCATCAGGTCATGACTGTGGTCCTCTGGGTTGCTGTTGTTGTAGCACGGGTGTTGGATGGACTGAGCCACAGACATTTCCTGTTCTCCCTCATTTCTACTTTGCAGGCTATGGTCTCCCAGGCGTACTGTGTATTTCCTGGGAATTCAGGAGAGGGTGAGCTTGGGGTGAGTTGACTCTGTCAACAGTTCCTCTCCCTCAGTCACAGGAGTCCAgacccggcctcctccctcagacccaggggtccagATCTAGCCTCCTCTCTCAGACCCAAAGGTCTTGCTCCCTCCATCAGATCCAGAGGTCTAGCCTTCTCTTCTGAGGACTCTTCCAGCCTTCTTTTCTCCAGCTCCCTCCCACCATCTGTGCCCAGTCATCACTCACTTTTTTTTGCAGTGGGCGGCTGTGAGGACCCAGTTGGTGCCAACCAGAACCCCTCCGCAAATGAGTCGCTGGCCCTGGAACAAACCCGCCTGCCACGGCTGCGAGTGGGCCTTGCACTCCTTACCCTCCAGTATCTTGGAGCCCTGGGCCCTGGAGCGTCCTGCAGCAGGAGGGAAGGGGATGGGGCGCCACCCTCACGCATGCGCAGTGCCAGGACCAGGAAAACCACTGTGGGTTCAAACGGATACACAGCCGGGTCTCTGCATGCTTCGTCATGCCAGTATCTCGCCTGAGGCCCCAGCAGCCGCTTGcgggtgcgtgcacacacatacacacacggcagACCTTGCGTCATCATGCATGTTTCCACATACGTCCTGGGACCCAGGTCCCGTGGGCAGCACCGCCTCCTCTCCCCCATACCACCCAACCCACCTATGTCTTGTCCCCTGCTCCAGATCCCCCCAGGCCACCACCTGCATTCACACCTCACCAGGTAAGTCCCCCCTCAGCTGCCTCCTGCCCCCCTCTCAGAGGTCACCTCAGTCCCCCTCACCTGCCCGGCCTCCCAGCAGCAAGAGCAGAGTGGTCCACACCAGGGCTTGGCGGGACATGGTGGCTTCTGAGAGGGGCTGAGAAGAGGAAGGGACcccagattttatttttagtctaAGTGTGGGGCAGAGGATGCAGGACTGGATTCCTGTATcccaagagaaggggagggagggtgggaatcCCTCAgtcttggggaggagggagctggggtCTGGGCTCTGCGGAAGAGGGAAACCCGGGGCTCTAGGCTAGAGTCTGAGCACCTCTGCACCTCACCTTCCAGAATCCGGGGGGCGTGGTCACCTGATTCGGATTCAGTGGCTGAGGCCCCTGTACTTCCGTTCTGTCCACCGGGTACAAGATTCTCAGCCTTTTAACTGGGAGTCCCCGCCCCCGTcccgcctcctcccccagcccagaGCAGGGGAGCTGCTGGGAGCCCTGGGTGTGTGTGAGGAGGGGCGGAGGGGCTGGACCCAAATCTTGACAGAGGAGGGACTGGATTCTCCAGACTCTTGaggtgagggagaggaggggctcAGTGCTGGGACCCCAGGCCTGAGGGAAGAGGGCTGGAGTCTGGGCTCCTGGGTCTGATGGAGGAGGCTGGGGATctggacccctgggtctgagggaagAGGGCTAGAGTCTGGATCCCTAGGTCTGATGGAGAAAACTGGGGTCTGgacctgggtctgagggaggaggctggaatTGGACCCCAGGATCCGATGGAGGAGGACTGAGGTCCGGatccctgggtctgagggaggaggctgggacccAGTCCCCCAAGTCTGAGGTAGGACTGAAGCCGGATTGTTTCTGGTTTTCCTCCAGGAGGGTCTTGGAGGAGGGGGCTGCCGCAGTAACCCACCCGGATCGGAAGAAGGCCGGTCTTCCTGGCCGAGCCTGATGAGGACAGCCTGGCCCACCCTCGGTCTGAGGGGTGCGGGATGTGGGAAGGCAGGTTTGGGAGGCGTCGTGACCTGGTTTCCCCTTCCCCTGGGGGCGGCGGGAGGGCCTGGCTGCCCTCGGCTGGTGGAGGCCACGTCAGGCCCGGCATTGAGGGGCTGCGGGAAAGGCgggcttccttccttctcccttcaccACCACCCCCTGCATCCCACACCGCCAGCACCAGGAAGTGGGTTCCCGCGTTTATTGTAAGTCACGCACTCGTCCCCAAAGGATTGGATACCCTCCCGGACTCTTCCAGTCCTCCGCGCCAGGATTCAAACCCCGGGCCCGCCCAGGGTGGGGACCGCGAGGGGCGGAACCCAACGTTGTCAGAGTTCCACATGGGCGTGGCTGCTGTGCCGCTGGCATcgcaggggcggggcctctgtGAGAAGACGTGGCCAAGTGGGTGGAGTCTAGAGGAGAAGACGTCCCATTGGGCAGAGTTATTCCTTGGAAGGAGGAGCCACATGGTGGGGCCGTTTCTCGGTGACAGGGCCAAAGGGGGCGGAGTCTTTTCTGCGGAGCGTCTGGGGCGTGGCCTTCGGGCGGAGTATTGTCTACTGGGCGCCGAGGGGCGTGGTCTTGGGCGTGGCCTTGTCTGCTGcgtgctgggggcgtggccttctCTGGCCAGGCACAGCCTGAGGGGCAGAGTCAGCTTGTCCAGAGCTCGGTAGGAGGTTCAGGGAGGACACCTTTGAGGTTTGGGGCTGCGGTGACCCCCGAACCCGCGCCCGCCTTGCTCTCCTGGTGGTCCTGGGTGGGACGGCTCACTGGTTTTCCTCTATGGTTTTCTGAATCCAATCCCCAAAGTGGCACACGCTGGTATAGACAGCCGGGCGCCGCGGTCTGGAGCAGGGCTCGGAGCCCCCGGACACCACGCCTGCCAGGGTCCCATTGCAAACCAGGGGGCCCCCAGAGTCACCCTGTGCAGCGAGGGCGGGGGTAGAGAAATTGTTAAACAGAACTGTTTGTAAGAATGACAgcgtcccttcctcctccttggcAAGGTTCCAGTTCTCCCCTCCTCCAAATCCGGTTTTCCAGTTTCTTCACCCTCAGGCCCAGGAGCAGAAGAAGCTTGGGGACCCTCCTCCCTCAACCCGCTGCCCTGGCATTCCAACCTCCTAGCTCTCTCTTGCCTCAGGACGCTCTGGGGCTCCAGCCATctgccctccccgcttcccctaAGACCCAACAAAGTGGCAAGCTTGCCTCCCTTTCTCCAGTGGGGTCTCACCTGGCAGGAGCCTCGGCCTCCCTCCCACAGGCCGGCACAGAGCATGCTGTCAGAGATGTGGCCCGGATATGCCCAGTGACAGAGCTTGGTGTTCAAGATGCTGATGTTGGCACACTGCAGTGTGAGCGGGTACTGCACTATTTGGGAGGAAGACTGCAGGGGTCAGCAGCTGCCCAGCTCTCTGCACACCCTGTCCCCAGGCCTCCCCTGCAGGTCTTCCACAGAAACAAATGGTGCTTACTTAAGACTCAAAGataaagccaggcacaggtggctcacacctgtaatcctagctactcaggaggctgagatctgaggatcccagttcaaagccagcctgggcaggaaactccatgagactctaatctccaattaaccaccagaaaacccgaagtggtgctgtggctcagtggtagagcgctagccttgagctgaagagctcagggtatccaagccccatgaccaaaatgaaagaaagaaaaaaaaaaagattcagagatggagaagagaggCAAGCCCAGGTCTGGGGATGTTGCCCAAAGTAGAGATCCTGCATAAGCAAGCTTGAGGCcaagagttcaaatcctggtacatTCAAATTGAAGGggagacaggtagatagatagaggaGGGAGACAGAGCAGAAGTAGAGAGAAGAGAAACAGGGAGAGGCAGAGCTCCAAGAAACTAGAAGACAAATGTCTTAACTTACGCAGGTAACAGAGatatccaggattacagatgaACCCCATTTATGTCTATATAACACCTGGGCACAGACTCAATTGCATGGGGTGAGGGGACCCTTTGCTAGGCAAATAGAAgtatggtggggggagggagttgcCAGGTAGCAGCCAGTGGGGTGGATTGCATTGAGCCAGAGAACTCATGTCTGGGGCAGCCTCTATGGATTGCCTAGGGGGCTTGGGTATGAGGGTGTGTGGTCTTGaggcttttgcttttgttttgcttttgtttcttgtttttgcaGTGGTGAGGATGGAACCAGAGGCCTTGGTGTGCTGAGACCCTCTCTGCCACTCTGAGGTGTGTCCCCTGCCCAGGCCTTTAAATTTTTCAAATGAGCCCAGAGAATTGGCTTTCTATATAAAGTTTTCCAAGTTTGACTTATTGTCAGCCACGAATTCTGACTGATTCTTTTTTCCAAGATGTTTTGAACACTGGAAATATTTGTTACTAATAGCAATACTATTATTTGGAATGCCTAATGTAACGACTGAGAAGGAGATGCAGGCTTTATTTCAGCTCTAAGTTGTATGTATGTTTACCTTCCAATGTCTCTGAAATCAGGGTGTGTTTTCCAGTCAAAGGTGTCTGACTGTCCATATcccttttatgttgttgttgttggccatggggcttgaactcagggcctggacactgtccctgtgctctttcactcaaggctagttctctaccacttgagccacagtgccatttgtggttttctggtggttaatttgagataagagtttcatagacttcctgcctgggttggctttgaaccatgatcatcaaatctcagcctcttgagtagctaggataacaggcatgagccactggtgcccagcttgatgtCACTTTTTGTTCCCCaatattctctctcccttcctccttccctccttccttcgttccttccttcctctctctccctctccctctccctcctctctcttctctcctctccccccttcccccctccccccctccccccctccctggaactcaagatccttctgtttcagccttctgaatgctgggattacaggcatgtgccatcatcaCACCTGACATTTTTCTGCATTCTTAATAATTCATTAAAATAGTGATATCCATTAAAATCTAGAACATTTTGGATTTGAGGAAATACACTAATATGTAATGAAGTTGATAtgtggagaaggagggagagtgggagagaggagaCAAGGAAGAGATGGAGGATCAGTGTAGTGGACCCCAGTCATGAAATATAAGGAAGTACCCTGGGGCAAGGCCATACCCTTGGGGCTGGACACGGCACCCCAGCCTGAGATGAGGCACTGGGCACCGGGGTCCACGCAGGTCTCACTGATGTTGAGGGGCTGCACCTCAGGGCCTAGCCTTGCTGGCCTGGGCAGACGGATCAGCATGATGTCGTTGTTGTGGTCATTGGCGCTGAGGTCACTGTTGAACCCAGGATGCGGGAAGAACTCGGTGGCTCTGAACAGCTGCTCAGGGCCCTCCCATTTCCACAGGTGGTGCTCCCCAAGGCGGACCCACAGGAACCTGTCGGACAGATGACAGAAGCTAAGCTTTCTGGTCCCCTAATCTGGCTTTTTGACTGCTGGTATCCCCTCTTGTCTAGTGAGCCACCTTTCCCTCTGCCCACCTGAAGCCTCAGTGCTGACCTGAGAGGTCCCTTGTGGGCACCTGGGGCCCCACCTTCCACACCATAACAACCTCACCTCCTGCCACCACAGGTCTGGTGGCTTCTATGGGAGTGGCTCTGactgttttggggtgtgtgcaTACAGGGGGATAGGATATGGAAAATTCCCAAATTGGGGTGCGTCCGTGGCCTCAGGCTTTTCCTATTTGTCACATCCTTCAACCCCTTCATCACTTCTTCCTGATACCTAACCTTAGGCGATCTTGCTGAAGTTCCAGCTCGAGGTGTTCTGCTCAAGGTCTATACTCTAGAGAGTTGAGTGTCTTGTGGAAGTCTGCTTGTCCCCCATCCTCTGCCCTCTGACATTAGGCACAAGGCTAAAGGCAGGGGACTTGGTGCCTGAGGAGTCTAAGATATGACTCCTGTCTCTGTCCCTTTCTTATACCCTGGTGCTGTTTGCTCTGGGCCTGGAATTGAGCCTCTCCACCTCCATCTTGCCTCCGAATCTCTCTCCCACCTACTTTTCTTCCCCTCTTGTCTTTGGGGCTAAGTCAATACAAAGTTCTCCTAGCCTGAGACCAAAGCTTGTGTTCATCGCGGAGCTATGCATGATGGGAAATTCCCGGTCTTCATCTGGAACCATCATTTGTGCTTTAttcctggaagaaagatagcttatCCAGAGTTAATGTAGAGGATTCCCAAGTCACACATGATGAGCCCTGCACCCATAGTCTCCACACttgagaagcagaggcaggaggatttcaagtctgaggccagctcGGGGTACATAGtgacaccctgtctcaaaaaaaaccccaaaaccaaaccaaaaaaaaggggagggattCTGGCACCGTTTTGAGTCTAGAATCCTATTAGAACACCCAGAATCGAACATTTTAGAATCCTAAGATCCTAACTCACGCATGCATTTAGAATACTGAAAGTTTTGACATCTTAGGGCTCTAAGGTTCCAACTGTCTGTGTTTCCTCTGGATCATGTTTTCTGCATCAAATATAAGCCTTTCAAGAATCTAGCGTTCTATACTCTTCTGGAACAGGAAGAATAGAATTTTCTCACCCTAGAATATGGTTTTTAGAAATTTAACAGTCTAGGATTTAAATGGTTCAGGGGCTCCAAAAACTGTCAGAAGTAAAGCTTTTGGGGTTTGGAAACCCTATAATGATAGAATTCTGGGACACTGAGTTCCCCAGATTTGACACATTTGTAAATATAGGCTTCTAGAATTTTCTTAGTTCCAGGCTCTAGAATTCTAGAAATCATATCTCCTAAGATAGGGTGAGTAAGTGAAAGCCTCTAGGACTGTAAATGTCGCTACTCCATGGGTCTAGAATACTTTGAAGATAAGATTATAGAATGGTTGTCATTAGATTCCATCACCCACCACCTGAAAAGCCTTTGACCACATGGAGGGGGTAAGGCTTACTACAAACAACGGCTGTCCTAATTGCATGGTGGGCATTATGCTGCCACACTCCACTGGGTACTGGCTAGTCTAGAGGGTCCAAGATTCTAGAATTTGATGGGTCCAACACTGGAGGATTCTGGAtttctaaagtgtg
Proteins encoded in this region:
- the LOC125368109 gene encoding kallikrein-8-like; translation: MPGLTWPPPAEGSQALPPPPGEGETRSRRLPNLPSHIPHPSDRGWARLSSSGSARKTGLLPIRNGSTGASATESESGDHAPRILEGIQSCILCPTLRLKIKSGVPSSSQPLSEATMSRQALVWTTLLLLLGGRAGWRPIPFPPAAGRSRAQGSKILEGKECKAHSQPWQAGLFQGQRLICGGVLVGTNWVLTAAHCKKKKYTVRLGDHSLQSRNEGEQEMSVAQSIQHPCYNNSNPEDHSHDLMLIRLREAASLGSTVKPIDLAYQCAHVGQKCTISGWGTVSSPQENFPDTLNCAEVKIFSQRKCKEAYPGKINAGMVCAGNSNGADTCQGDSGGPLVCDGVLQGITSWGSDPCGRPERPGVYTNLCRYHDWMKKTMRNRG
- the LOC125368110 gene encoding kallikrein-9-like — its product is MRLAFTWILLSLLAGHGRANTRAIGAEECPRHSQPWQAGLFYLTRLFCGATLIRERWLLTAAHCRKPFLWVRLGEHHLWKWEGPEQLFRATEFFPHPGFNSDLSANDHNNDIMLIRLPRPARLGPEVQPLNISETCVDPGAQCLISGWGAVSSPKVQYPLTLQCANISILNTKLCHWAYPGHISDSMLCAGLWEGGRGSCQGDSGGPLVCNGTLAGVVSGGSEPCSRPRRPAVYTSVCHFGDWIQKTIEENQ